GCTCACCACCGAGGGCCTGATCCTCGCCACCGGCTACCGCTACGAGGCTCCCGCCTTCCTCGCGCCCATAGCCGGGCGGCTGCGCCACGACAGCCGGGGCCGCTTCGACGTGGCCCGCAACTACAGCATCGACACCACCGGGCGCGGGGTCTTCCTCCAGAACGCCTCGGTGCACACCCACTCGATCACCTCGCCCGACCTCGGCATGGGCGCCTACCGCAACGCGTACATCATCGGCGAGCTGCTCGGCCGTGAGGTCTACCCGGTCGAGAAGTCCATCGCCTTCCAGGAGTTCGCCGTATGACCCGCCCCGGCACACAGCAGTCCGCCGCCATCGGCACGTTCACCGTCCGGCCGCTGGACCCCGCCGCCGACGCCGAACTGGTGCACGGCTGGGTGACCCACCCCAAGGCCGCGTTCTGGCTGATGGGAGACGCCCGGCTCGCCGACGTGGAGCGGGAGTACCGGTCCATCGCCGCCCACCCGCACCACGAGGCGTTCATCGGGCTGCACGACGGCGAGCCCGCCTTCCTGATCGAGCGGTACGACCCCACCGAGGTCGAGCTCAAGGGGCTGTACGAGGCGGAGCCCGGCGATGTCGGGATGCACTTCCTGGTCGCCCCCACCGACACCCCGGTGCACGGCTTCACCCGGGCCGTGATCACCGCCGTGATGGATTTCCTCTTCGCCGACCCGTCGGTGCGCCGGGTCGTCGTCGAGCCCGACGTGACCAACAGCGCCGTCCAGGCCCTCAACAAGGCCGTCGGGTTCGAGGTGCTCCGCGAGATCGCCAAACCGGAGAAGGATGCTCTGCTCAGCGCCTGCACCCGTGAGCAGTTCGAAGCAGCAACCGGAGGTAACGACCGATGACGACCGACCTCACCGCCGGCGTCGCCCACCTCTCCCCGGAGCGCTGGGCCACCGCAAACCGACTGCTGGTCCGCAAAGCACTGGCGGAATTCAGCCATGAGCGGTTGTTGACCCCCGCCCCGCTCGGCGACAACCGCTACACCGTCCGTAGCGACGACGCCTCCACCGAGTACCGTTTCACCGCACGCGTCTTCGCCCTGGACCACTGGCAGGTCGAGGCCGAGACCATCACCCGGCACCGGCACGGCTCGGAACTCCCCTTGGACACCCTGGAGTTCTTCATCGAGCTGCGGCACGCGCTGGAGATCTCCGAGGAGATCCTGCCGGTCTATCTGGAGGAGATCTCCTCCACGCTGGCCGGAACCGCCTACAAACTCGCCAAGGAACCGGCCACCTCCGGCCAGCTCGTCGCCGCCGGCTTCCAGGCCGTCGAGACCGGGATGACCGAGGGCCACCCCTGCTTCGTCGCCAACAACGGGCGGCTCGGCTTCGGCGTGGACGAGTACCGGGCGTACGCCCCCGAGGCGGCGTCCCCGATCCGGCTGGTGTGGCTGGCCGCCCACCGGGAGCGGGCCACCTTCACCGCGGGCGCCGGGCTCGACTACGACGCGCTGATCAAGGACGAGCTGAGCGAGGCGACCCGGGAGCGGTTCGCCGGCGCGCTGCGCGGGCTCGGCCTCGACCCGGACGACTACTTCCTGCTGCCCGTCCACCCCTGGCAGTGGTGGAACAAGCTCGCGGTCACCTTCGCCGGAGAGCTGGCCGAACGCCGTCTGGTGGTGCTCGGCGAGAGCGAGGACGGCTATCTCGCCCAGCAGTCGATCCGTACCTTCTTCAACACCGACCACCCCGAGAAGCACTACGTCAAAACGGCGCTCTCGGTCCTCAACATGGGCTTCATGCGCGGGCTTTCGGCTGC
This sequence is a window from Streptomyces parvus. Protein-coding genes within it:
- a CDS encoding IucA/IucC family siderophore biosynthesis protein, whose amino-acid sequence is MTTDLTAGVAHLSPERWATANRLLVRKALAEFSHERLLTPAPLGDNRYTVRSDDASTEYRFTARVFALDHWQVEAETITRHRHGSELPLDTLEFFIELRHALEISEEILPVYLEEISSTLAGTAYKLAKEPATSGQLVAAGFQAVETGMTEGHPCFVANNGRLGFGVDEYRAYAPEAASPIRLVWLAAHRERATFTAGAGLDYDALIKDELSEATRERFAGALRGLGLDPDDYFLLPVHPWQWWNKLAVTFAGELAERRLVVLGESEDGYLAQQSIRTFFNTDHPEKHYVKTALSVLNMGFMRGLSAAYMEATPAINDWLAGLIERDDLLRGARFSIIRERAAIGYRHRSLEAATAKGSPYRKMLAALWRESPVPGLQPGERVATMASLLHTDHEGGSVAGVLIAESGLDPQVWLRHYLDAYLVPVLHSFYAYDLVYMPHGENVILVVEDGVVTRTIFKDIAEEIAVMDPEAVLPPQVERIRAEVPEDMKLLSVFTDVFDCFFRFLGAGLATEGLLDEDAFWRTVAACVRDYQESVPYLAEKFQRYDLFEPEFALSCLNRLQLRDNQQMVDLNDPAGALQLVGRLKNPIAGF
- a CDS encoding GNAT family N-acetyltransferase, which translates into the protein MTRPGTQQSAAIGTFTVRPLDPAADAELVHGWVTHPKAAFWLMGDARLADVEREYRSIAAHPHHEAFIGLHDGEPAFLIERYDPTEVELKGLYEAEPGDVGMHFLVAPTDTPVHGFTRAVITAVMDFLFADPSVRRVVVEPDVTNSAVQALNKAVGFEVLREIAKPEKDALLSACTREQFEAATGGNDR